The following are encoded in a window of Oncorhynchus masou masou isolate Uvic2021 chromosome 17, UVic_Omas_1.1, whole genome shotgun sequence genomic DNA:
- the LOC135558135 gene encoding mitochondrial fission factor homolog A-like, translated as MSVATFPSSSSEEAERNRIHYELQYTEGISQRMRIPDTLKVVPENQHGLLSQPLAPHMMHVPERIVIAGDDGDSRYSRPRDLDLIQSIPPVDLLDMKAPPRVLTLNEHSLDSLETDQAPTPQAHANQGVHSRLLRERTVSDNTSIRQSGPANRTHVSVTLSPVAPPLRACPPLCTPEDVVNLQYSAGGLLSYIQCTTRRAYHQVLEVLEVDIHRRAGHLTLDMDMPPDDSCLVDASSLRRQIVKLNRRLQLLEEENKERSKREVILYSATVAFWLINTWIWFRR; from the exons ATGAGTGTGGCaaccttcccctcttcctcttcggaagaggcagagaggaatcgGATCCACTATGAGCTGCAGTACACCGAGGGTATCAGCCAACGCATGCGCATCCCTGACACACTCAAAGTGGTCCCCGAAAACCAACATGGGCTGCTGTCTCAGCCCCTGGCCCCCCACATGATGCATGTACCAGAGAGGATCGTGATAGCAG GGGACGATGGGGACTCCCGTTACTCCCGGCCCAGAGACCTAGACCTGATCCAGTCCATTCCTCCTGTGGATTTACTGGACATGAAGGCGCCGCCACGCGTCCTCACCCTCAACGAACATTCCCTGGACTCCCTGGAGACGGACCAGGCTCCCACACCACAGGCCCACGCCAACCAAGGG GTCCACTCTCGGTTGCTGAGGGAGCGCACAGTGAGCGATAACACCAGCATCCGCCAGAGCGGCCCGGCCAACAGAACCCACGTAAG tgtaaCCCTGTCCCCCGTCGCCCCCCCTCTCCGTGCCTGTCCTCCACTGTGTACCCCTGAGGACGTggtgaacctacagtacagtgcTGGAGGGTTGTTGTCCTATATCCAATGCACCACGCGCCGGGCCTACCATCAGGTCCTGGAGGTCCTGGAGGTCGACATCCACCGCAG GGCGGGTCACTTGACCCTCGACATGGACATGCCCCCTGACGATTCATGCTTAGTGGACGCCTCGTCACTACGGCGACAG ATTGTGAAGCTGAACCGACGTCTCCAGCTACTGGAGGAGGAGAACAAGGAGCGCTCCAAGCGAGAGGTGATTCTCTACTCCGCCACCGTGGCGTTCTGGCTCATCAATACCTGGATCTGGTTCCGGCGTTAG